The Actinomycetes bacterium genome contains a region encoding:
- a CDS encoding VOC family protein yields MPNVYKDMPQDAVILSGISTVAIAVADQDATVRLFEQLGFEKRFDADVNVGFRWIDMAAPDGETRLSVIATTDQLPTGIDTGIRFVTPDARAAHASLAALGLKVGDLLDWPTAPLMFEFWDLDGNTMYVAEPD; encoded by the coding sequence GTGCCGAATGTCTATAAGGACATGCCTCAAGATGCAGTCATCCTCAGCGGAATCTCGACCGTGGCGATCGCCGTCGCCGATCAGGACGCCACAGTTCGGCTGTTCGAACAACTTGGCTTCGAGAAGCGGTTCGACGCGGACGTCAACGTTGGGTTTCGCTGGATCGACATGGCCGCGCCTGACGGCGAAACCAGGCTGAGTGTGATCGCCACGACGGATCAGCTGCCCACCGGCATCGACACCGGGATCCGGTTCGTCACGCCCGATGCTCGTGCGGCCCATGCCAGCCTGGCCGCCCTCGGACTGAAGGTCGGTGATCTCTTGGACTGGCCGACGGCGCCGTTGATGTTCGAGTTCTGGGATCTGGACGGCAACACGATGTACGTGGCAGAGCCTGACTAA
- a CDS encoding GNAT family N-acetyltransferase, protein MPVLVPLIEAAIDRLQQGFLDEAQINSSHAIMGIDTQLIDDGTYFVVELDGRVVGCGGWSRRATLYGGDHSGGRDAALLDPSHDPAKVRAMYTHPEFARRGVGRLILDLCDAAAAAAGFTKLELMSTLSGQPLYEAAGFVPVEHVDDPAAGTPVPLIRMRRTIAGRNAV, encoded by the coding sequence ATGCCAGTCCTTGTGCCGCTGATCGAGGCAGCCATCGACCGACTACAGCAGGGCTTTCTCGACGAGGCGCAGATCAATTCGAGCCACGCGATCATGGGTATCGACACCCAGTTGATCGACGACGGGACGTATTTCGTGGTGGAGCTTGACGGAAGGGTCGTTGGTTGCGGCGGATGGAGCCGCCGCGCCACGCTGTATGGGGGCGACCATTCCGGCGGGAGGGACGCCGCATTACTCGACCCGTCGCACGACCCCGCCAAGGTCCGGGCGATGTATACCCATCCGGAGTTCGCGCGTCGGGGGGTCGGTCGCCTGATCCTCGATCTTTGCGATGCCGCAGCGGCTGCCGCAGGGTTCACGAAGCTGGAACTCATGTCCACGCTCTCCGGGCAGCCGCTGTACGAAGCGGCAGGGTTCGTGCCGGTAGAGCACGTCGACGATCCCGCCGCAGGCACGCCGGTGCCACTCATTCGGATGCGCAGGACGATCGCCGGCCGCAACGCCGTTTGA
- a CDS encoding CoA-binding protein, giving the protein MQTWAVVGLRDNPARAAYRVASFLQDKDKRIVPVHPMAQDVHGEAAYATLADIPFAVDVVDVFVNSSLAGDIADQAVAIGARAVWFQLDVRDDAAAARVRAAGLDMVQDRCPVIEWRTSAP; this is encoded by the coding sequence ATGCAGACCTGGGCGGTCGTCGGGCTGCGCGACAACCCGGCCCGCGCGGCCTACCGCGTCGCGAGCTTCCTGCAGGACAAGGACAAGCGGATCGTCCCGGTGCATCCCATGGCCCAGGACGTCCACGGCGAGGCCGCCTACGCCACGCTGGCCGACATCCCGTTCGCGGTCGACGTCGTCGACGTGTTCGTCAACTCCTCGCTCGCCGGTGACATCGCCGATCAGGCCGTCGCTATCGGCGCGCGCGCCGTATGGTTCCAGCTCGACGTCAGGGACGACGCCGCGGCGGCGCGGGTCAGGGCCGCCGGGCTGGACATGGTGCAGGACCGCTGCCCGGTGATCGAGTGGCGGACCTCGGCGCCGTAG
- a CDS encoding UDP-glucose/GDP-mannose dehydrogenase family protein, with translation MTLCLTVLGTGYLGATHAASMAELGFEVLAMDVDEAKIAMLADGRTPFYEPGLEDLLQQNLRSGRLRFTTSYEEVAAVGDVHFLCVGTPQRKGEYAADLRYVDGVVDGLAPHLDRPCLVVGKSTVPVGTAARLRDRLTALAPAGERAELAWNPEFLREGFAVQDTLRPDRLVVGVTSDRAEQLLREVYATAIGGGTPFIVTDYATAELVKVSANAFLATKISFINAMAELCEATGADVTVLADAIGHDERIGRKFLNAGLGFGGGCLPKDIRAFMARAGELGVDQALSFLREVDAINMRRRGHVVDRARAMCGGSFLGTRVAVLGASFKPDSDDVRDSPALNVAGQIQLQGAQVTVYDPRGMDNARLLFPTLGYARSATEACDGADLVLHLTEWQEFRDMDPTALEGVVAQKRIIDARNALDPARWRAAGWTYGSLGRP, from the coding sequence ATGACCCTGTGCCTCACCGTCCTCGGCACCGGCTACCTCGGTGCGACCCACGCCGCCTCCATGGCCGAGCTCGGCTTCGAGGTGCTCGCCATGGACGTGGACGAGGCGAAGATCGCGATGCTGGCCGACGGCCGGACGCCGTTCTACGAGCCCGGTCTCGAGGATCTGCTGCAGCAGAACCTCAGGTCGGGGCGACTGCGCTTCACCACGTCGTACGAGGAGGTGGCGGCCGTCGGGGACGTGCACTTCCTCTGCGTGGGCACGCCTCAGCGCAAGGGCGAGTACGCCGCGGACCTGCGCTACGTCGACGGTGTCGTGGACGGGCTGGCCCCCCACCTGGACCGGCCGTGCCTCGTGGTCGGCAAGTCGACCGTGCCCGTGGGCACCGCCGCGCGGCTGCGCGACCGGCTGACCGCCCTGGCACCGGCCGGCGAGCGGGCCGAGCTGGCGTGGAACCCGGAGTTCCTCCGCGAGGGGTTCGCCGTCCAGGACACCCTGCGGCCGGACCGGCTGGTGGTCGGCGTCACCAGCGACCGGGCGGAGCAGCTGCTGCGCGAGGTCTACGCGACGGCGATCGGTGGGGGCACACCGTTCATCGTCACCGACTACGCCACCGCCGAGCTGGTCAAGGTCTCGGCCAACGCCTTCCTCGCCACCAAGATCTCGTTCATCAACGCCATGGCCGAGCTGTGCGAGGCGACCGGCGCCGACGTGACCGTCCTCGCCGACGCGATCGGCCACGACGAGCGCATCGGCCGCAAGTTCCTCAACGCCGGGCTCGGCTTCGGTGGCGGCTGCCTGCCCAAGGACATCCGCGCCTTCATGGCGCGCGCCGGCGAGCTCGGCGTCGACCAGGCGCTGTCGTTCCTGCGCGAGGTCGACGCCATCAACATGCGCCGGCGGGGCCACGTGGTCGACCGGGCCCGGGCGATGTGCGGCGGCTCGTTCCTCGGCACCCGGGTGGCGGTGCTCGGCGCCTCCTTCAAACCCGACTCCGACGACGTGCGCGACTCGCCTGCCCTGAACGTGGCCGGCCAGATCCAGCTGCAGGGCGCGCAGGTGACCGTGTACGACCCGCGCGGCATGGACAACGCCCGGCTGCTCTTCCCGACGCTCGGCTACGCCCGGTCCGCGACGGAGGCCTGCGACGGGGCCGACCTGGTGCTGCACCTCACCGAGTGGCAGGAGTTCCGCGACATGGACCCGACGGCGCTCGAGGGTGTCGTGGCCCAGAAGCGCATCATCGACGCCCGCAACGCCCTGGACCCGGCGCGGTGGCGGGCCGCCGGCTGGACCTACGGCTCGCTCGGCCGGCCGTGA
- a CDS encoding acyl-CoA dehydrogenase family protein, whose translation MSDFDLYRLSDEHLMLREAVRAVCDDKIAPLAAEVDESGEFPQASYDALRKADFHAVHIPEEYGGAGADALATCIVIEEVARACASTSLIPAVNKLGTMPLLLSASEDLLKRYLPAVASGEAMFSYALSEPEAGSDAVAMRTTATRDGDSYVLNGAKRWITNAGISEYYTVMVVTDPDAGANGISAFVVEKSDEGFTFGAPEKKLGIKGSPTRELYFDDCRIPADRLVGAEGTGFKTALRALDHTRVTIAAQAVGIASGALAHATEYVKGRKQFGKAIAEFQGIQFMLADMAMKLEAARQMTYVAAGKSQRGDSDVTFFGAAAKCFASDTAMEVTTDAVQLLGGYGYVKDYPVERMMRDAKITQIYEGTNQIQRLVMARQLLR comes from the coding sequence GTGAGCGACTTCGACCTGTACCGCCTGTCCGACGAGCACCTGATGCTGCGCGAGGCGGTCCGAGCGGTCTGCGACGACAAGATCGCCCCGCTCGCCGCCGAGGTGGACGAGAGCGGGGAGTTCCCCCAGGCGTCCTACGACGCGCTGCGCAAGGCCGACTTCCACGCGGTCCACATCCCGGAGGAGTACGGCGGCGCCGGTGCCGACGCGCTCGCGACCTGCATCGTGATCGAGGAGGTGGCTCGGGCCTGCGCCTCCACGTCGCTGATCCCGGCGGTCAACAAGCTGGGCACGATGCCGCTGCTGCTCTCCGCCTCGGAGGACCTCCTCAAGCGCTACCTGCCGGCGGTCGCGAGCGGCGAGGCGATGTTCTCGTACGCCCTCAGCGAGCCCGAGGCGGGCAGCGACGCGGTGGCCATGCGCACGACCGCGACCCGCGACGGCGACAGCTACGTGCTCAACGGCGCGAAGCGCTGGATCACCAACGCCGGCATCTCGGAGTACTACACCGTGATGGTGGTGACCGACCCGGACGCCGGGGCAAACGGCATCTCGGCCTTCGTCGTCGAGAAGTCCGACGAGGGCTTCACATTCGGTGCCCCCGAGAAGAAGCTCGGCATCAAGGGGTCGCCGACCCGGGAGCTCTACTTCGACGACTGCCGCATCCCTGCGGACCGCCTGGTCGGTGCCGAGGGCACCGGCTTCAAGACGGCCCTTCGGGCGCTGGACCACACCCGGGTCACCATCGCCGCCCAGGCCGTCGGCATCGCGTCCGGGGCGCTGGCGCACGCGACGGAGTACGTCAAGGGGCGCAAGCAGTTCGGCAAGGCGATCGCCGAGTTCCAGGGCATCCAGTTCATGCTCGCCGACATGGCGATGAAGCTCGAGGCGGCCCGGCAGATGACGTACGTTGCGGCGGGCAAGTCCCAGCGTGGCGACAGCGACGTGACGTTCTTCGGCGCCGCGGCGAAGTGCTTCGCCAGCGACACCGCGATGGAGGTCACCACCGACGCGGTGCAGCTGCTCGGCGGCTACGGCTACGTCAAGGACTACCCGGTCGAGCGGATGATGCGCGACGCCAAGATCACCCAGATCTACGAGGGCACCAACCAGATCCAGCGCCTGGTGATGGCCCGCCAGCTGCTGCGCTGA
- a CDS encoding LCP family protein gives MSGPKDWPEGWSRDGGRSVGGGRRSAGDSDATEILPPAGTVRPARPTAGSARGATTQRLEPAAPRREAQPPPRERAPRERPARGGGSRRWLRTALLVLAGLVVLLVVLFIYFYSRIDKVEAITDYDGRPEPASGTNWLIVGSDSREGLSDQEIKDLRLGKVEGRRTDTIILLHKPASGKPTLVSLPRDSYVPIPGQGRNKLNAAYALGGPQLLVQTVETVTGVRIDHYAEVGFGGFVGMTDAVGGVELCPERRIKDRKSGLDVQKGCQEMDGPTALAYVRARYFDPKGDLGRVERQQEFLGAVFDEATGPAVLLNPFRWVALGNASTTALTIDEGDGPWSLVQFALTMRKVAGGDGRRITVPVADPNYTTSVGSSVRWDRERALELFRSLDAN, from the coding sequence GTGAGCGGACCGAAGGACTGGCCCGAGGGCTGGTCGCGCGACGGCGGTCGGTCGGTCGGCGGCGGCCGACGCTCGGCCGGCGACAGCGACGCGACCGAGATCCTGCCCCCGGCCGGGACCGTCCGCCCGGCGCGGCCGACCGCGGGCTCGGCCCGCGGCGCCACGACGCAGCGGCTCGAGCCGGCCGCGCCTCGCCGCGAGGCCCAGCCGCCGCCTCGGGAGCGGGCACCTCGGGAGCGGCCGGCGCGAGGCGGCGGGTCCCGGCGCTGGCTGCGCACCGCGCTGCTCGTGCTGGCCGGCCTGGTGGTCCTGCTGGTCGTGCTGTTCATCTACTTCTACTCGCGCATCGACAAGGTCGAGGCGATCACCGACTACGACGGGCGCCCAGAGCCGGCCTCCGGCACCAACTGGCTGATCGTCGGGTCGGACAGCCGCGAGGGCCTCTCGGACCAGGAGATCAAGGACCTCCGCCTGGGCAAGGTCGAGGGCCGGCGCACCGACACGATCATCCTGCTGCACAAGCCCGCGAGCGGGAAGCCGACGCTGGTCAGCCTGCCCCGCGACTCGTACGTGCCGATCCCCGGCCAGGGGCGCAACAAGCTCAACGCGGCCTACGCGCTGGGCGGTCCGCAGCTGCTCGTCCAGACCGTCGAGACGGTCACCGGCGTCCGCATCGACCACTACGCCGAGGTCGGCTTCGGTGGCTTCGTCGGCATGACCGACGCGGTCGGCGGGGTCGAGCTCTGCCCCGAGCGGCGGATCAAGGACCGCAAGAGCGGCCTGGACGTGCAGAAGGGCTGTCAGGAGATGGACGGGCCCACCGCGCTGGCCTACGTCCGGGCCCGCTACTTCGACCCCAAGGGGGACCTGGGCCGGGTCGAGCGCCAGCAGGAGTTCCTCGGGGCGGTCTTCGACGAGGCGACCGGCCCCGCGGTGCTGCTCAACCCGTTCCGGTGGGTGGCGCTGGGCAACGCGTCGACGACGGCGCTGACGATCGACGAGGGCGACGGGCCGTGGTCGCTGGTGCAGTTCGCGCTGACCATGCGGAAGGTAGCGGGTGGCGACGGGCGGCGGATCACCGTGCCGGTGGCCGATCCCAACTACACGACGTCGGTCGGGTCCAGCGTCCGCTGGGACCGGGAGCGGGCCCTCGAGCTGTTCCGCTCCCTCGACGCCAACTGA
- a CDS encoding acyl-CoA thioesterase — protein MTVLDTNLLGTVHGGVVMKLVDDVAGVVAQRHSGGAAVTASMDEMAFLEPVRVGDLVHAEGQVNWTGTTSMEVGVRVLAEPWDRAGVEPVRVATAYLVFVAVDDQGAPRAVPPVLPETDEDRRRVGEAEIRRTHRLARRAAILASRGQPG, from the coding sequence ATGACCGTGCTCGACACCAACCTGCTGGGGACGGTGCACGGTGGCGTCGTCATGAAGCTGGTCGACGACGTGGCCGGCGTCGTCGCGCAGCGGCACTCGGGCGGCGCGGCGGTGACCGCCTCGATGGACGAGATGGCCTTCCTGGAGCCGGTGCGGGTCGGCGACCTGGTGCACGCCGAGGGCCAGGTCAACTGGACCGGCACCACGTCGATGGAGGTCGGCGTGCGGGTGCTCGCCGAGCCGTGGGACCGGGCCGGCGTCGAGCCGGTGCGGGTCGCAACGGCGTACCTCGTCTTCGTGGCGGTCGACGACCAGGGCGCCCCGCGCGCGGTGCCGCCGGTGCTGCCCGAGACCGACGAGGACCGACGGCGGGTCGGTGAGGCTGAGATCCGGCGCACCCACCGGCTGGCCCGCCGGGCCGCGATCCTCGCCTCCCGCGGCCAGCCCGGCTGA
- a CDS encoding LCP family protein has translation MSPSFGRWSRRLALVAAAAASAIVLVVAGSGYALISWSAGSMERVDAFEGLTDRPATSAAGSTTFLLVGSDGRTGMSDEAMRRLHVGNAATAAGRRADTMLLVHVSGRHGTVRVVSLPRDSYVTIPAHTGSDGSAVREHRGKLNASYAYGGPPLTVATVERTTGVRVDHYLEVDFLGFVRLVDAVGGVDVCTPVRMRDRKAGLRLHKGTTHVDGGTGLAYVRARSVDARADLGRVERQQRFLAAMAHRAMSSEVLLDPRSLVRFLDAAMSAVRADPGLTESELVELGTRLRHVSGDDIRFQTVPVANPSFRSPAGESVALWDDAAAGELFASMREDRAVAHERLPRKDRPTVPPSQVSVQVYNGLGTPGLGTQVSAELTGRGFAVAGPARDYRRTGVARTTVRYDSRYTESIKTVAAAVPGARLVSVPGLGRTLQVVVGRSYAGTRAVRVAAPAAAAAASSGAGTPRTASADTCT, from the coding sequence GTGTCGCCCTCGTTCGGCCGCTGGTCCCGCCGGCTGGCCCTCGTCGCCGCAGCCGCCGCGTCGGCCATCGTGCTCGTCGTCGCCGGCTCGGGCTACGCCCTGATCTCGTGGTCGGCCGGCTCGATGGAGCGGGTCGACGCCTTCGAGGGGCTGACCGACCGACCGGCCACCAGCGCGGCCGGCTCCACGACGTTCCTGCTGGTGGGTTCCGACGGACGTACCGGCATGTCCGACGAGGCCATGCGCCGGCTGCACGTGGGCAACGCCGCGACCGCCGCCGGCCGCCGGGCCGACACGATGCTGCTGGTGCACGTCTCCGGGCGACACGGCACGGTGCGCGTCGTCAGCCTGCCGCGCGACTCCTACGTCACGATCCCGGCGCACACCGGCTCCGACGGGTCGGCGGTGCGGGAGCACAGGGGCAAGCTCAACGCCTCCTACGCCTACGGAGGCCCGCCGCTCACCGTCGCGACGGTCGAGCGCACCACCGGCGTCCGGGTCGACCACTACCTGGAGGTCGACTTCCTCGGCTTCGTGCGGCTGGTCGACGCGGTGGGCGGCGTCGACGTCTGCACGCCGGTGCGGATGCGCGACCGCAAGGCCGGTCTGCGGCTGCACAAGGGCACCACGCACGTCGACGGCGGGACCGGGCTGGCCTACGTCCGGGCCCGCAGCGTGGACGCGCGCGCAGACCTCGGCCGGGTGGAGCGCCAGCAGCGCTTCCTCGCCGCGATGGCGCACCGGGCGATGAGCAGCGAGGTGCTGCTCGACCCGCGGTCGCTGGTCCGCTTCCTCGACGCCGCGATGTCGGCGGTCCGGGCCGACCCCGGTCTCACCGAGTCCGAGCTGGTCGAGCTGGGCACCCGGCTGCGCCACGTCTCGGGCGACGACATCCGGTTCCAGACCGTCCCGGTCGCCAACCCGTCGTTCCGGTCCCCTGCCGGCGAGTCGGTCGCGCTGTGGGACGACGCGGCGGCCGGCGAGCTCTTCGCGTCGATGCGCGAGGACCGCGCGGTCGCCCACGAGCGGCTGCCCCGCAAGGACCGGCCGACCGTCCCGCCCTCGCAGGTCAGCGTGCAGGTCTACAACGGCCTCGGGACGCCCGGCCTCGGGACCCAGGTGTCCGCCGAGCTGACCGGCCGCGGCTTCGCCGTGGCGGGTCCGGCGCGGGACTACCGGCGCACCGGAGTCGCGCGGACGACGGTCCGCTACGACTCGCGCTACACCGAGAGCATCAAGACAGTGGCCGCCGCGGTGCCGGGTGCGCGGCTGGTGTCGGTGCCCGGCCTGGGGCGGACCCTGCAGGTGGTCGTCGGCCGGTCGTACGCCGGCACCCGGGCCGTCCGGGTGGCCGCCCCGGCCGCGGCCGCCGCGGCGTCCTCCGGCGCCGGCACGCCGCGTACCGCCTCGGCCGACACCTGCACCTGA
- a CDS encoding glycosyltransferase family 2 protein: MSDLSASPGVSVVMPVLDEEEHLRSAVATVLGQDYEGDLEVVLALGPSRDRTDQVARDLAADDHRVRLVSNPTGATGAGLNRALGVARHDVVVRLDGHALVPADYVRVAVETLQRTGADNVGGLMAAEGVTDFQRAVAAAMTSPIGVGQAAFHTGGEEGPASTVYLGAFRRQVLDRLGGYDETFLRAQDWELNHRIREGGGLVWFTPRMSVTYRPRSTLRALARQYRDYGRWRRVVMREHPGTANARYLAPPVALVAVTAGTVVGLVGRRPALLAPGGYVVGVLAGSAVAGRGLPPRARAWLPLVLATMHGAWGFGFLSSPRGLRSGPPGGQSGRDSVPGSPRALPDQGDPR, encoded by the coding sequence GTGTCCGACCTCTCAGCCAGCCCGGGCGTCTCCGTCGTGATGCCGGTGCTCGACGAGGAGGAGCACCTGCGCTCCGCCGTCGCGACCGTGCTCGGCCAGGACTACGAGGGCGACCTGGAGGTGGTGCTGGCTCTCGGACCCTCCCGTGACCGCACCGACCAGGTCGCCCGGGACCTTGCCGCCGACGACCACCGGGTACGGCTGGTGAGCAACCCCACCGGGGCCACCGGCGCCGGGCTCAACCGCGCGCTCGGGGTGGCCCGGCACGACGTCGTCGTGCGGCTGGACGGGCACGCGCTGGTGCCCGCCGACTACGTGCGGGTGGCCGTCGAGACCCTGCAGCGCACCGGCGCGGACAACGTCGGGGGCCTGATGGCGGCCGAGGGGGTCACCGACTTCCAGCGTGCCGTCGCCGCCGCCATGACCAGCCCGATCGGCGTCGGACAGGCCGCGTTCCACACCGGCGGCGAGGAGGGACCGGCATCGACGGTCTACCTCGGCGCCTTCCGCCGCCAGGTGCTCGACCGGCTCGGCGGCTACGACGAGACCTTCCTGCGAGCCCAGGACTGGGAGCTCAACCACCGCATCCGCGAGGGCGGTGGCCTGGTGTGGTTCACGCCTCGGATGTCGGTGACCTACCGGCCGCGCTCCACGCTGCGTGCCCTGGCCCGGCAGTACCGCGACTACGGACGCTGGCGGCGGGTCGTCATGCGCGAGCACCCGGGCACGGCCAACGCGCGCTACCTGGCACCGCCGGTCGCGCTGGTCGCGGTCACCGCGGGGACCGTCGTGGGGCTGGTCGGCCGGCGGCCGGCCCTGCTGGCACCCGGCGGCTACGTCGTGGGCGTGCTGGCCGGGTCGGCCGTCGCGGGTCGGGGCCTGCCGCCGCGCGCGCGTGCCTGGCTGCCACTCGTGCTCGCGACCATGCACGGCGCCTGGGGCTTCGGCTTCCTGTCCAGCCCACGAGGCCTGCGCAGCGGGCCGCCGGGCGGCCAGAGCGGGCGCGATAGCGTCCCCGGGTCCCCACGCGCGCTTCCCGACCAAGGAGATCCTCGATGA
- a CDS encoding phosphocholine cytidylyltransferase family protein has product MIGMVLAAGAGRRLRPYTDTLPKALVPVDGETTILDIGLRNLAAVGLTDVTVVVGYRAEAVESRRAELEERHGVRLTLVHNDKAEEWNNCYSLWLAREHFARGALLVNGDTVHPVDVERTLLAAAEEPGSAGILLALDRAKVLDEEEMKVTLDDRGLMRRITKLMSPSEAHGEYIGATLIKPDAAEALAAALKETWERDPDLYYEDGYQTLVDSGGDVGVAPIGDLPWVEVDNHDDLAKAREIACRY; this is encoded by the coding sequence ATGATCGGCATGGTGCTGGCGGCCGGCGCCGGACGACGGCTGCGGCCCTACACCGACACCCTGCCCAAGGCGCTGGTGCCGGTCGACGGCGAGACCACCATCCTCGACATCGGGCTGCGCAACCTGGCCGCGGTCGGGCTCACCGACGTCACGGTGGTCGTCGGCTACCGGGCGGAGGCGGTCGAGTCGCGTCGGGCGGAGCTCGAGGAGCGCCACGGCGTGCGGCTCACGCTGGTGCACAACGACAAGGCCGAGGAGTGGAACAACTGCTACTCGCTCTGGCTGGCACGCGAGCACTTCGCCCGGGGTGCCCTGCTCGTCAACGGCGACACCGTGCACCCGGTCGACGTCGAGCGCACCCTGCTCGCGGCGGCCGAGGAGCCGGGCAGCGCCGGGATCCTCCTGGCACTGGACCGGGCCAAGGTCCTCGACGAGGAGGAGATGAAGGTCACCCTCGACGACCGCGGGCTGATGCGGCGGATCACCAAGCTGATGTCGCCGTCGGAGGCTCACGGCGAGTACATCGGCGCCACCCTGATCAAGCCCGACGCGGCCGAGGCCCTCGCGGCGGCGCTGAAGGAGACCTGGGAGCGCGACCCGGACCTCTACTACGAGGACGGCTACCAGACGCTGGTCGACTCGGGCGGCGACGTGGGGGTCGCGCCGATCGGTGACCTGCCGTGGGTCGAGGTCGACAACCACGACGACCTCGCCAAGGCGCGGGAGATCGCGTGCCGCTACTAG